A window from Lactiplantibacillus pentosus encodes these proteins:
- the rlmB gene encoding 23S rRNA (guanosine(2251)-2'-O)-methyltransferase RlmB produces MKGGFPVSNNEQDQTAADFVIGRHPAMAAIKSDQQINKVFIQSGLQADVLNDIAKIAKKRNLIVQYVPKQKLDRLTDNANHQGVAVGVAAFEYATIDDLFAVAKAKDEAPFFLILDNIEDPHNLGSIMRTADAAGVHGIIIPKRRAVGLTSTVAKTSTGAIEHVKVARVTNLVQTVKQLQEAGLWIFGTDMNGTDYRQWDASGAVGLIIGNEGKGISPLLKKNVDEMLTIPMIGHVQSLNASVAASLLIYQGYTSRYPLGK; encoded by the coding sequence ATGAAGGGAGGGTTTCCAGTGTCAAATAATGAACAGGACCAAACAGCAGCTGACTTTGTGATTGGTCGCCACCCAGCAATGGCTGCCATTAAGAGTGACCAACAAATCAACAAAGTCTTTATTCAAAGTGGGTTGCAGGCGGATGTGCTGAATGATATTGCTAAAATTGCCAAAAAACGGAATTTGATCGTGCAATACGTGCCCAAACAAAAGTTAGACCGGTTGACCGATAATGCGAACCATCAGGGGGTCGCAGTCGGAGTCGCCGCGTTTGAATATGCGACGATCGATGACTTGTTTGCCGTGGCGAAGGCCAAGGATGAAGCCCCATTTTTCTTGATTTTAGATAACATCGAGGATCCCCACAACCTCGGTTCAATCATGCGAACAGCGGATGCCGCCGGGGTACATGGCATCATCATTCCAAAACGCCGGGCAGTCGGCTTGACCAGTACGGTGGCCAAAACGTCGACGGGTGCAATCGAACACGTCAAGGTGGCGCGGGTCACGAACTTGGTTCAGACGGTCAAGCAACTGCAAGAAGCCGGCCTCTGGATTTTTGGAACGGACATGAACGGAACGGATTACCGCCAGTGGGATGCATCTGGTGCAGTCGGCCTCATTATTGGGAACGAAGGCAAGGGGATTTCCCCATTGTTGAAGAAAAACGTCGATGAGATGCTGACGATTCCAATGATTGGTCATGTTCAGAGTTTGAATGCCAGCGTGGCAGCTAGCCTCTTGATTTATCAAGGTTATACGTCACGGTATCCACTGGGAAAATGA